The proteins below are encoded in one region of Blochmannia endosymbiont of Camponotus (Colobopsis) obliquus:
- the dapD gene encoding 2,3,4,5-tetrahydropyridine-2,6-dicarboxylate N-succinyltransferase has translation MKNIQKIIEDAFEQRMIILHNKVSPEIYDAIKTTINKLNNGTLRVANKINKNWITHEWIKKAILLSFYVFKNKLIKWGDGQFFDKIPNKFNNWNNIKFQEEKIRVVPPTHVRYGAYVAKNTILMPSYVNIGAYIDQGAMIDTWATVGSCAQIGKNVHLSGGVGIGGVLEPLQNNPTIIENDCFIGARSEIVEGVIVEEGSVISMGVFIGKSTKIYDRETGAIFYGKIPARSVVVPGNLPSKNGLYSLYCAVIVKKVDINTINKTKINEILRNIN, from the coding sequence ATGAAAAACATACAAAAAATAATCGAAGATGCCTTTGAACAACGAATGATAATTTTACATAATAAAGTCAGTCCCGAAATTTATGATGCAATCAAAACAACTATCAATAAACTTAATAATGGCACTTTACGAGTTGCAAATAAAATAAATAAAAATTGGATTACTCATGAATGGATAAAAAAAGCAATACTTCTTTCCTTTTACGTTTTCAAAAATAAACTAATAAAATGGGGTGATGGACAATTTTTTGATAAAATTCCTAATAAGTTTAATAATTGGAATAATATAAAATTTCAAGAAGAAAAAATTCGTGTAGTACCACCCACACATGTACGTTATGGAGCTTATGTAGCAAAAAATACAATACTAATGCCCTCATATGTAAATATAGGAGCATATATTGATCAAGGCGCCATGATTGATACTTGGGCAACGGTTGGTTCATGTGCTCAAATAGGAAAAAATGTTCACTTATCTGGTGGAGTAGGTATTGGAGGAGTATTAGAACCATTACAAAATAACCCTACTATTATTGAAAATGATTGTTTTATAGGAGCTCGTTCCGAGATCGTAGAAGGAGTTATTGTAGAAGAAGGTTCTGTGATTTCTATGGGAGTATTTATTGGGAAAAGCACAAAAATATATGATAGAGAAACAGGCGCCATTTTTTATGGTAAAATACCTGCAAGATCCGTTGTAGTTCCTGGAAATTTACCGTCGAAAAATGGACTGTATAGTCTCTATTGTGCTGTAATAGTCAAAAAAGTAGATATAAACACTATTAATAAAACAAAAATTAATGAAATATTACGTAATATTAATTAA
- the map gene encoding type I methionyl aminopeptidase translates to MNIPIKKPNEIKKMRFVGQLAAEVLEMIKPYIYPGISTGMLDEICHKYITNKQKAIAASLGYKGFPKSVCISVNEEVCHGIPNYNKKLQEGDILNIDVTILKDGWHGDTSKMFIVGKPTVIGKKLCKITEKSLYAAIFIIKPGIRLREIGKTIQQIIEKEKFSVVREYCGHGIGKNFHEEPQVLHYDNHDDSIILQQGMTITIEPMVNAGNFYTQTMDDGWTVKTKDNSLSAQYEHTIVVTSDGCEILTIRSDEHLPKIITHKI, encoded by the coding sequence ATGAACATCCCTATTAAAAAACCTAATGAAATCAAAAAAATGCGCTTTGTTGGACAATTAGCAGCAGAAGTATTAGAAATGATTAAACCATATATTTACCCAGGTATTAGTACTGGAATGCTAGATGAAATATGTCACAAATACATCACCAACAAACAAAAAGCAATAGCAGCATCACTCGGATATAAAGGTTTTCCAAAATCTGTTTGTATTTCAGTAAATGAAGAAGTATGTCACGGAATCCCAAACTATAATAAAAAATTACAAGAAGGTGACATTCTAAATATAGATGTTACAATTCTTAAAGATGGATGGCACGGAGATACATCCAAAATGTTTATAGTAGGTAAACCAACAGTAATTGGAAAAAAATTATGTAAAATAACTGAAAAAAGTCTGTATGCAGCAATTTTTATAATTAAACCAGGGATAAGATTACGTGAAATAGGAAAAACAATTCAACAAATTATTGAAAAAGAAAAATTTTCAGTAGTAAGAGAATATTGTGGGCATGGAATTGGAAAAAATTTTCATGAAGAACCACAAGTATTACATTATGATAATCATGACGACAGTATAATTTTACAACAAGGCATGACAATAACCATTGAACCTATGGTTAATGCTGGAAATTTTTACACACAAACTATGGATGATGGTTGGACAGTTAAAACCAAAGACAACAGTTTATCTGCACAATATGAACACACCATTGTAGTTACATCAGATGGATGCGAAATTTTAACTATACGTTCAGATGAACACTTGCCCAAAATAATTACACACAAAATATAA
- the rpsB gene encoding 30S ribosomal protein S2, whose amino-acid sequence MIDISMHDLLKAGIHFGHQTRYWHPKMKPFIFGVRNKIHIINLEKTIFMFQHALNELHKIAVLKGKILFVGTKKAASMAVKEAAINCDQFFVNHRWLGGMLTNWKTVRQSIKRLKELKTKSQDGTFEKLTKKEVLILNRELEKLENSLGGIKDMGGLPDAMFAIGAAHERIAIKEANNLGIPVFAVVDTNSSPDGVNFVIPGNDDAIRAISLYLNIVTNVICMARSQMTTKHVKSVLKEIN is encoded by the coding sequence ATGATAGATATTTCTATGCATGATTTGTTGAAAGCAGGTATTCATTTTGGTCATCAAACTCGTTATTGGCATCCTAAAATGAAGCCTTTTATTTTTGGTGTACGTAATAAAATACATATTATTAATTTAGAAAAAACGATTTTTATGTTTCAACATGCTTTAAATGAATTACATAAAATTGCTGTTTTGAAAGGTAAAATTTTATTTGTTGGCACTAAGAAGGCTGCTAGTATGGCTGTAAAAGAGGCGGCTATTAATTGTGATCAATTTTTTGTTAATCACCGTTGGTTAGGTGGAATGTTAACAAATTGGAAAACTGTTAGGCAGTCTATAAAAAGATTGAAAGAATTAAAAACTAAATCTCAAGATGGTACTTTTGAAAAATTAACAAAAAAAGAAGTATTAATTCTTAATCGAGAACTTGAAAAATTAGAAAATAGTTTAGGAGGTATTAAGGATATGGGTGGTTTACCAGACGCAATGTTTGCTATTGGTGCTGCCCATGAACGTATTGCTATTAAAGAAGCTAACAACTTGGGTATTCCGGTTTTTGCGGTTGTAGATACTAATTCTAGTCCAGATGGGGTAAATTTTGTTATTCCAGGTAATGATGATGCCATTCGTGCTATTAGTTTATATTTAAATATTGTGACTAATGTTATATGTATGGCCCGTTCGCAAATGACTACTAAGCACGTTAAAAGTGTTCTCAAAGAGATTAATTAA
- the tsf gene encoding translation elongation factor Ts gives MIKITVDMVKKLRQLTGIGVVECKNALIATKGNIDSAINNIRRLGLIKNVQRMSNLAIEGIILVKVVRNNYGVMLELNCETDFVSKNSIFKDFGNNVLDTAIVECIVDLNLLRLRFEKECNVLMNKFDENIKINRFIVLRGDKLGCYIHNMRIGVIVDGSFITDELLKFIAMHIVASNPKYINENNIPKEVIHHEYEVQMDIAMKSDKAPEIHEKIVSGRMEQFINSVSLLNQPFIMNEKQNIRQLLDMHGAKINNFIRLEVGENIKKDH, from the coding sequence ATGATAAAAATTACTGTTGATATGGTAAAGAAATTGCGTCAACTTACCGGTATTGGTGTAGTGGAATGTAAAAATGCGTTAATAGCAACAAAAGGGAATATTGATAGTGCTATTAATAATATACGTAGATTAGGTTTAATAAAAAATGTTCAGAGAATGTCAAATTTAGCGATAGAAGGGATTATACTTGTAAAGGTTGTTAGAAATAACTATGGTGTTATGCTTGAATTAAATTGTGAAACTGACTTTGTTTCTAAAAATAGCATTTTTAAAGATTTTGGGAATAATGTTCTCGATACTGCAATTGTTGAATGTATTGTTGATTTAAATTTGTTGCGACTTAGGTTTGAAAAAGAATGTAATGTATTAATGAATAAATTTGATGAAAATATTAAAATTAATCGGTTTATTGTATTACGAGGTGATAAATTAGGTTGTTATATACATAATATGCGTATTGGTGTAATAGTTGATGGTTCGTTTATAACTGATGAATTATTAAAGTTTATTGCCATGCATATTGTTGCTAGCAATCCTAAATATATTAACGAAAATAATATACCTAAAGAGGTGATTCATCATGAATATGAAGTACAAATGGATATTGCTATGAAATCAGATAAAGCACCTGAGATTCATGAGAAAATAGTTAGTGGACGTATGGAGCAGTTTATTAATTCCGTTTCTTTATTGAATCAGCCATTTATAATGAATGAAAAACAAAATATTCGGCAATTATTAGATATGCATGGTGCAAAAATTAATAATTTTATTAGGTTAGAGGTTGGTGAAAATATCAAAAAAGATCATTAA
- the pyrH gene encoding UMP kinase, with product MAICAKPVYRRILLKLSGEVLQGTDSFGIDDNILVRIAQEVEELVKLNIQIGIVIGGGNLFRGAELIKAAGISRVVADHMGMLATIINGLAICSVLHSFCIKADVMSAISLYGVCDSYNWVKAMHLLHNHHVVIFVAGTGNPFFTTDSAACLRGIEIKADVVLKATKVNGVFSTDPVKHPNAIFYDQLSYQDVLERELKVMDLAAFTLARDHDLPIRIFNMNKPKALWRIVMGHKEGTLITK from the coding sequence ATGGCCATATGTGCAAAACCTGTCTATCGGCGTATTCTACTTAAATTAAGTGGTGAGGTTTTGCAAGGTACTGATAGTTTTGGTATAGATGATAATATATTAGTTCGCATAGCTCAAGAAGTAGAAGAATTAGTGAAATTAAATATTCAGATAGGTATAGTAATAGGCGGTGGTAATTTATTTCGTGGGGCTGAATTGATAAAGGCGGCGGGTATTAGTCGTGTAGTTGCTGATCATATGGGGATGTTAGCTACTATAATAAATGGATTAGCTATTTGTAGTGTGTTACATAGTTTTTGTATTAAAGCTGATGTAATGTCAGCCATTTCTCTTTATGGTGTGTGTGATAGTTATAATTGGGTAAAGGCTATGCATTTGTTGCACAACCATCATGTAGTAATTTTTGTTGCTGGTACAGGCAATCCTTTTTTTACTACTGATTCCGCGGCGTGTTTGAGAGGAATTGAAATTAAGGCTGATGTAGTGTTAAAAGCTACTAAAGTTAATGGTGTATTCTCTACTGATCCAGTAAAACATCCTAATGCAATATTTTATGATCAACTGAGTTATCAAGATGTGTTAGAGAGAGAATTAAAAGTTATGGATTTAGCGGCTTTTACATTAGCTAGAGATCATGATTTACCTATACGTATTTTTAATATGAATAAGCCAAAGGCTCTCTGGAGGATAGTTATGGGGCATAAAGAGGGAACATTAATTACTAAATAG
- the frr gene encoding ribosome recycling factor codes for MMNDIKIDAEMRMKKCVEAFEDYINKIRTGRASPNVLNDIQVKYYGVLSPLRQLANIIVEDSCTLIINAFDHKVIPMIMKAIINSDLGFNPLSDGAIIRITLPPLTEERRRYLIKVVRVEAEKGKISLRNIRRLSNDKIKFLLKNKIISLDEEHVLQGEIQKLTDLWVKKMDIILEKKELELMNV; via the coding sequence ATGATGAATGATATTAAAATAGATGCTGAAATGCGTATGAAAAAATGTGTTGAAGCTTTTGAAGATTATATAAATAAAATTCGTACTGGACGCGCTTCTCCTAATGTATTAAATGATATTCAAGTGAAATATTATGGGGTTTTGAGTCCTTTGCGTCAGTTGGCTAATATTATTGTTGAAGATTCATGTACGTTAATTATCAACGCATTTGATCATAAAGTCATTCCTATGATAATGAAAGCTATTATAAATTCTGATTTAGGTTTTAATCCTTTATCAGATGGTGCTATTATACGTATTACATTGCCGCCTTTGACTGAAGAACGTCGTCGATATTTAATTAAGGTTGTGCGAGTAGAAGCTGAAAAGGGTAAAATATCTTTGCGTAATATACGTCGCCTTTCAAATGATAAAATTAAATTTTTATTGAAAAATAAGATAATTAGTTTAGATGAAGAACATGTTTTGCAAGGAGAAATTCAAAAATTGACAGATTTGTGGGTGAAGAAAATGGATATTATTTTAGAAAAAAAAGAGTTAGAATTGATGAATGTTTAA
- the ispC gene encoding 1-deoxy-D-xylulose-5-phosphate reductoisomerase has translation MKNIIILGSTGSVGCNTLSVVEQNFDKFNVYALVAKNNVDLMIRQCLIFHPKYVYMANKAAAIKLKHDLSFKKDCTRIEVLSSSDDICKLVACEEVDIVMSAIVGIDGLLPTFSAVQAGKQVLLANKESLVTCGQLLMEELRKNNACLLPVDSEHNAIFQNLPVSFQRSLGRASLDEYNISRIILTASGGPFFYMPVTQLSEITPKQACNHPNWSMGKKISVDSATMMNKGFEYIAARWLFNASAKQIEICLHPQSIVHSMVNYIDGSTLAQLSVPDMRISIAYAMAYPERITSGATMLDFVRLKTLNFYPVDKNRYPCLQLAITAGNCSQSSSIILNAANEVAVEAFLCKKIRFTKIANVVEQVLDSLTTQEPSSIEEILWIDQEAKKRAIFSVDYFSN, from the coding sequence ATGAAAAATATAATTATTTTAGGTAGTACTGGTTCTGTTGGATGTAATACTTTAAGCGTAGTAGAACAAAATTTTGATAAATTTAATGTTTATGCTTTGGTGGCTAAAAACAATGTTGATTTAATGATAAGGCAATGTTTAATTTTTCATCCTAAGTATGTGTATATGGCAAATAAAGCAGCAGCTATAAAATTAAAACATGATTTATCTTTTAAAAAGGATTGTACTAGGATTGAGGTATTATCTAGTTCGGATGATATTTGTAAATTAGTTGCTTGTGAAGAGGTGGATATAGTAATGTCGGCAATTGTTGGTATTGATGGTTTATTGCCTACTTTTTCTGCGGTACAAGCTGGAAAACAGGTATTGTTAGCTAATAAAGAATCCTTGGTTACTTGTGGACAATTATTAATGGAAGAGTTAAGAAAAAATAATGCTTGTTTACTTCCGGTAGATAGCGAGCATAATGCCATTTTTCAAAATTTACCTGTATCCTTTCAGCGGTCTTTAGGACGTGCATCTCTTGATGAATATAATATATCACGTATTATTTTAACTGCTTCTGGAGGACCATTTTTTTACATGCCTGTAACTCAATTATCAGAAATTACGCCAAAACAGGCTTGTAATCATCCCAATTGGTCTATGGGGAAAAAGATTTCTGTTGATTCTGCTACCATGATGAATAAAGGATTTGAGTATATTGCTGCACGATGGTTATTTAATGCGTCCGCTAAACAAATAGAAATTTGTTTGCATCCGCAGTCAATTGTACATTCAATGGTAAATTATATTGATGGTAGTACGTTAGCACAGTTGTCTGTACCAGATATGCGAATATCTATTGCATACGCCATGGCATATCCAGAAAGAATAACTTCCGGTGCAACTATGTTAGATTTTGTACGTTTAAAAACGTTAAATTTTTATCCAGTGGATAAAAATCGTTATCCATGTTTACAGTTAGCTATTACAGCAGGTAATTGTAGTCAGTCTTCAAGCATTATTTTAAATGCTGCTAATGAAGTTGCCGTAGAAGCATTTTTGTGTAAAAAAATTAGATTTACTAAAATTGCAAATGTTGTAGAACAAGTTTTGGATTCTTTAACAACTCAAGAACCTAGTAGTATTGAAGAAATTTTATGGATTGACCAAGAAGCCAAAAAAAGAGCAATTTTTAGTGTTGATTATTTTAGTAATTAG
- the uppS gene encoding polyprenyl diphosphate synthase produces MIFLHNQSNCKQLVSSSPRHVAIIMDGNGRWAKIRGKLHIFGHRAGVKAVRRAVNFAIAHHFDVLTLYAFSSENWSRSSQEVSALMKLFSRVLNNEIKYLRKYNVRLCIIGDINRFSIQLQNSIRRSEKLTRNNNGLILNIAANYGGRWDIVQGVKQLAMQIRSGVLNPDQIDEKILCRYISMSELAPVDLVIRTGGEHRISNFLLWQIAYAELFFTDVLWPDFNDAVFEGALDAFAHRERRFGGRLQV; encoded by the coding sequence ATGATTTTTCTTCACAATCAAAGCAACTGTAAGCAATTAGTATCTTCTTCGCCACGTCATGTAGCAATTATAATGGATGGTAATGGTCGTTGGGCAAAAATTAGAGGCAAATTACATATTTTTGGCCACCGAGCGGGAGTGAAAGCAGTACGTAGAGCTGTTAATTTTGCTATTGCACATCATTTTGACGTATTAACATTATACGCTTTTAGTAGTGAAAATTGGAGTCGTTCTAGTCAGGAAGTTTCTGCTCTTATGAAATTGTTTTCACGTGTTTTAAATAATGAAATTAAATATTTACGTAAATATAATGTTCGTTTGTGTATTATTGGTGATATAAATCGTTTTAGTATACAATTACAAAACAGTATCCGTCGTTCTGAAAAGTTAACTCGTAACAACAATGGTTTAATATTAAATATTGCTGCAAATTATGGTGGTCGTTGGGATATTGTTCAAGGAGTTAAACAACTTGCAATGCAGATACGATCAGGTGTTTTAAATCCTGATCAAATAGATGAAAAAATATTATGCAGATATATTAGTATGAGTGAATTAGCCCCAGTTGATTTAGTAATTAGAACTGGAGGAGAGCATCGGATTAGTAATTTTTTACTTTGGCAAATAGCTTATGCCGAATTGTTTTTTACTGATGTATTATGGCCAGATTTTAATGATGCAGTTTTTGAAGGTGCGTTAGATGCTTTTGCACATCGAGAACGACGTTTTGGTGGGAGATTACAGGTGTAA
- a CDS encoding phosphatidate cytidylyltransferase — MSLKYRLITSFILIFIVIGILFFSSIVVFEFVSFAVCSLCFWEWGLLAGLKFIRQKIYWMIVCELLLLYVMLLFLFHRCFVVLLLFKYIIWIFLIWWIIVLFLIFFYSTSVIFLRNSSIMRLLFGILTVMPFFISTLILRQYNYDIDPYIGSWWLLYFMVLIWSVDSGAYIFGSVFGCHKLAPKISFNKTWEGVFGGLLTCIIFGVIFYNYTPINISPCILLICSTITVIFSILGDLFESMLKRTANVKDSGNIIPGHGGVLDRMDSLTAALPVFVYLILYFFNVI; from the coding sequence ATGTCTTTAAAATATCGGTTAATTACATCTTTTATTTTAATTTTTATTGTTATAGGTATTTTATTTTTTTCGTCTATAGTAGTTTTTGAATTTGTTAGTTTTGCAGTATGTAGTTTATGTTTTTGGGAATGGGGTTTATTGGCAGGTTTAAAATTTATTCGTCAAAAAATATATTGGATGATCGTATGTGAATTATTGCTATTGTATGTAATGTTATTGTTTTTATTTCATCGATGTTTTGTTGTTTTGTTGTTATTTAAGTATATTATTTGGATTTTTTTGATTTGGTGGATTATAGTGTTGTTTCTTATTTTTTTTTATTCTACGAGTGTTATTTTTTTACGTAATTCTAGCATTATGCGATTATTATTTGGTATATTAACCGTTATGCCATTTTTTATAAGTACGTTGATATTACGTCAATATAATTATGATATTGATCCTTATATTGGTTCTTGGTGGTTATTATATTTTATGGTATTGATATGGAGTGTTGATTCTGGAGCATATATTTTTGGTAGTGTATTTGGTTGTCATAAATTAGCACCTAAAATATCATTTAATAAAACTTGGGAGGGTGTATTTGGAGGACTATTAACTTGTATAATTTTTGGTGTTATATTTTATAATTATACTCCAATAAATATATCGCCGTGTATTTTACTTATTTGTTCTACTATAACTGTAATATTTTCTATATTGGGTGATTTGTTTGAAAGCATGTTAAAACGTACAGCAAATGTTAAAGATAGTGGTAATATAATTCCTGGTCATGGAGGGGTTTTAGATAGAATGGATAGTTTAACTGCAGCGCTACCTGTGTTTGTTTATTTAATTCTATATTTTTTTAATGTTATTTAA
- the rseP gene encoding sigma E protease regulator RseP, translated as MLDFFWNVAAFIIALGTLIMVHEFGHFITARYYGVMVERFSIGFGKILWRYYDKKNTEYVISVIPLGGYVKMLDEQINTTKSQHDYSAFNQKKIWQRALIVFAGPLFNLLFSVVLYWIVFVVGFSSYRPIIKDIIPNSVADQMGMSPGTEIKFIDDVVTSDWYKVKSQLIDKIGQKEVSIGTSFLGSSSIKKYVIDLRNRGDDFDREDPILSLGILASAPQIESILTKIYPGSVAMKMGLQVGDKVVAIDNQLVDNNWQIFATKVKNSPGKMLKISIERAGSLLDINLTPDKNILIDGTIEGCIGVVPKIIPSSMHYNNINRLGLLDAFNQAILKSWQMIDVTVNMLGKLIVGDVGLSGLSGPISIAQGAGLAAEYGWNYYFMFLAMISINLGIINLLPLPVLDGGHLLFLIIEKFNGQAISLHVQDFSYRVGFILLVLLMCLAIFNDLSRFC; from the coding sequence ATGTTAGATTTTTTTTGGAATGTTGCAGCATTTATTATTGCTCTTGGAACATTAATTATGGTCCATGAATTTGGACATTTTATTACGGCTCGTTATTATGGTGTAATGGTGGAGCGTTTTTCTATTGGTTTTGGAAAAATTTTATGGAGATATTATGATAAAAAAAATACTGAATATGTTATATCAGTAATTCCTCTTGGTGGTTATGTTAAAATGTTAGACGAACAAATTAATACAACAAAATCACAGCATGATTATAGTGCTTTTAATCAAAAAAAAATTTGGCAACGTGCTTTAATAGTTTTTGCTGGACCGCTTTTTAATTTACTTTTTTCTGTTGTGTTGTATTGGATAGTGTTTGTAGTGGGATTTTCAAGTTATCGACCTATTATTAAAGATATTATACCTAATTCTGTTGCAGATCAGATGGGTATGTCACCAGGTACGGAAATTAAATTTATTGATGATGTTGTAACGTCAGATTGGTATAAGGTTAAATCACAACTTATTGATAAAATAGGTCAAAAAGAAGTTAGTATTGGTACATCGTTTCTTGGTTCTTCTAGTATTAAGAAATATGTTATTGATTTACGTAATAGGGGTGATGATTTTGACCGGGAAGATCCTATTTTGAGTTTAGGCATTCTTGCTAGTGCACCACAAATTGAGTCTATTTTAACAAAAATTTATCCTGGCTCAGTAGCTATGAAAATGGGTTTACAAGTTGGCGACAAAGTTGTAGCAATTGATAATCAATTAGTAGATAATAATTGGCAAATATTTGCGACTAAAGTTAAAAATAGTCCTGGAAAAATGCTGAAAATTTCAATTGAAAGAGCAGGTTCTTTACTAGATATTAATTTAACACCTGATAAAAATATATTGATTGATGGTACGATAGAAGGATGTATTGGTGTTGTACCTAAAATTATTCCTTCATCAATGCATTACAATAACATAAATAGATTAGGATTATTGGATGCTTTTAATCAAGCTATATTAAAAAGTTGGCAAATGATTGATGTTACGGTTAATATGTTGGGTAAGTTAATAGTTGGGGATGTTGGATTAAGTGGTTTAAGTGGACCTATATCAATAGCACAAGGAGCAGGGCTTGCAGCAGAATATGGATGGAATTATTATTTTATGTTTTTAGCTATGATAAGTATTAATTTAGGTATCATTAATTTGCTACCTTTACCGGTATTAGATGGTGGTCATTTACTTTTTTTAATTATAGAAAAATTTAATGGTCAAGCAATTTCTTTACATGTACAAGATTTTAGTTATCGTGTAGGTTTTATTTTATTAGTGTTATTAATGTGTTTAGCGATTTTTAATGATTTATCTAGATTTTGTTAG